One part of the Anopheles coustani chromosome 2, idAnoCousDA_361_x.2, whole genome shotgun sequence genome encodes these proteins:
- the LOC131263153 gene encoding palmitoyltransferase ZDHHC6, which produces MALNLLGSVRRLLHWGPLIAIGIIKSITIMTLYMNAMWWPAERSFGGFLNQAIFVMLSASTGFYFLAASVTGPRFLPLKWRPKNKKDESYLQYCDICEGFKAPRSHHCRKCNRCVIKMDHHCPWINNCVGWANHGYFTSFLGFAVLGCLQATVILGASLYVGLYRDWYLYYGHYSKVSVQLTVWSLVLCVFNIGLAIGVVITVGALFVYQMRAILNNRTAIEDWILEKARYRQERTNEPFVYPYDVGRWDNMKQVLNLTCTAAGNGVEWTVSEGCDQFTLTREQLAQKHEKRARTRTYTIIRPATGSWFPCWSQGIKVCLSPPFTDEPRIRLDIGDVVHVTRWRKHWLFGEKHQTRPLGTEEKPKRVRGWFPRQCAVELAEQDEANEQQQFLNDEGKKIN; this is translated from the exons ATGGCTCTGAATTTGTTGGGATCCGTTCGGCGACTTTTGCATTGGGGACCGCTGATTGCAATAG GCATCATCAAGTCTATTACGATCATGACACTCTACATGAACGCAATGTGGTGGCCAGCGGAACGCTCATTTGGAGGCTTCCTTAATCAGGCCATTTTTGTAATGCTTTCTGCTAGCACCGGGTTCTACTTCCTCGCCGCCTCGGTAACGGGGCCACGGTTCTTGCCCTTGAAATGGCGaccaaaaaacaagaaagatgAAAGTTACCTACAGTATTGCGACATTTGCGAGGGCTTCAAGGCTCCCAGATCGCACCACTGCCGGAAGTGCAACAGGTGCGTGATAAAGATGGACCATCACTGCCCGTGGATTAATAATTGTGTCGGTTGGGCGAATCACGGCTACTTTACCTCGTTTCTCGGTTTTGCCGTGCTGGGATGCCTGCAGGCCACCGTCATACTCGGTGCATCGCTGTACGTTGGTCTGTACCGTGACTGGTACTTGTACTATGGCCATTATTCGAAGGTCTCCGTGCAGTTGACCGTTTGGAGTCTGGTGTTGTGTGTGTTCAACATTGGCCTGGCCATCGGTGTGGTCATCACCGTCGGGGCGCTTTTCGTCTATCAAATGAGGGCCATTCTCAACAACCGGACGGCGATCGAGGATTGGATTCTGGAAAAGGCGCGCTATCGCCAGGAGCGAACTAACGAACCATTTGTCTATCCGTACGATGTGGGTCGGTGGGACAATATGAAACAGGTGCTCAATCTAACGTGCACTGCTGCGGGCAATGGAGTGGAATGGACAGTCTCCGAGGGATGTGATCAGTTTACGCTGACG CGTGAACAATTAGCACAAAAGCATGAGAAACGGGCGCGTACCAGAACGTACACCATTATTCGGCCGGCAACGGGAAGTTGGTTTCCTTGTTGGTCACAGGGCATTAAAGTGTGCCTTTCGCCACCATTCACGGACGAGCCACGCATTAGACTGGACATAGGAGACGTCGTTCATGTAACCCGGTGGAGAAA ACACTGGCTCTTTGGcgaaaaacaccaaacacgaCCGCTGGGAACGGAAGAGAAACCGAAGCGAGTTCGAGGATGGTTCCCGCGACAATGTGCCGTGGAGTTGGCGGAGCAGGATGAAGCAAATGAACAGCAGCAATTTTTGAATGATGAgggtaaaaaaattaattag
- the LOC131263100 gene encoding tetraspanin-18, with protein sequence MGCDCESCIAKTLLSVFNFLFFVLGTIVLGVGIWLATDKTSFIALLKMVDNDQLEHFTQPAVIEQLAYLLIAIGSVMFFLSFLGYCGAIRESRCLLTTYGLFLLLILVAEVTAFGLAAAYKDRARTETKNYLQTTISKYYTSNDYNKTDAVTLMWNFMMTELECCGVDDYRDFELSEKWNATKGEHKIPEACCKQPAEGNCPSQRTKTNHFEKGCYTALTDWILRNRDLVIIVAVSVGLAQLIAIFLAFCLCKSIEKYEGMRL encoded by the exons ATGGGGTGCGACTGTGAATCATGTATAGCGAAAACGTTGTTGTCCGTTTTCAACTTCCTTTTCTTC GTGCTCGGTACAATCGTACTCGGCGTCGGAATTTGGCTCGCGACCGATAAAACGTCGTTCATCGCGCTGCTGAAAATGGTCGACAACGATCAGCTAGAG CACTTCACGCAACCAGCCGTGATAGAGCAGCTCGCTTATCTGCTGATAGCGATCGGATCGGTAATGTTCTTCCTCAGCTTCCTCGGCTACTGCGGAGCGATTCGGGAAAGCCGGTGCCTGCTGACGACG TACGGACTATTCCTGCTGCTGATTCTTGTGGCGGAGGTGACGGCCTTCGGATTGGCTGCCGCATACAAGGACCGCGCCCGGACGGAAACGAAGAACTACCTGCAGACGACGATCTCCAAGTACTATACGAGCAACGACTACAACAAAACCGATGCGGTCACGCTGATGTGGAACTTCATGATGACCGAGCTGGAATGCTGCGGAGTGGACGACTATCGGGACTTTGAGCTGTCGGAAAAGTGGAACGCTACCAAGGGGGAGCATAAAATACCGGAGGCATGCTGCAAGCAACCGGCCGAGGGCAACTGTCCTTCCCAACGCACCAAAACCAACCACTTTGAAAAG GGTTGTTACACTGCCCTCACCGACTGGATCCTGCGAAATCGGGATCTGGTGATCATAGTTGCCGTTAGCGTCGGGTTGGCGCAGCTGATCGCCATATTCTTGGCGTTCTGTCTCTGCAAATCGATCGAGAAGTACGAAGGAATGCGGCTGTAG
- the LOC131267191 gene encoding aminopeptidase N-like, whose amino-acid sequence MRSVATITLLAAFVAGLGASTLGRSKQSYTSYRLPQAFRPEHYDLRVNTHLGDERGFLFHGHVVIRMLCDSDATNITLHSKNLTLLEDKIVLRELAFDDQSKTSRSIDIKSVEYLTDNDYAVFHASTPMKKSYRYELTIPFEAPLGTGLLGYYRSSYMDKASKQKIWMSVTQFEPTSARQAFPCFDEPEMKATFDIALAHHERYVALSNMPMNRSEKLTDMPGWVLDVFDRTVPMSTYLVAYSVNDFEYREAMTKEPGDVLFKIWARRDAIDQVDYARAIGPRVTRFYEEYFNQKFPLPKIDMIAVPDFASGAMENWGLITYRETALLYHPNVSTASSKHRVASVIAHELAHQWFGNLVTMRWWTDLWLNEGFATYVASLGVEHLHPEWNSLEEESVSNSLDILKFDALLSSHPVSVEIGHPNQISQIFDAISYEKGSTLIRMMHLFLGEETFRNGVSRYLEKHAYGNAEQDDLWAALTEEAHANGVLPDEINVKTVMDSWTLQTGYPVITVTRNYDDNSATVTQVRFVSSELPADRNVTDYCWWIPLTYASAIRADFNDTVPKAWMNCEGIQGRKGNVKTVEDLPDREHWVVFNVQMAALYKVKYDLANYRLIVAQLNGPKYDAIAILNRAQLIDDAMDLAWTGQQQYGIAFAMMNYLRQEDEYIPWKSALTNLNAINRILRRTPIYAVFRSYIQYIVEPIYERLDIFNATLIPNDRLDTVKKLALIASWACRFDVGDCVDRSVQLFSQWMKVTDPETSNPVPLNLRPVVYCNAIRNGNEVQWNFLWQRYLRSNVGSEKIMIIGALSCTREAWLVERFLDWSLNGTSGVRKQDTTILFASVSRSEVGFHLAKNFFLERVIDIFDYLSPDTSRLSRYIKPLAEQMSSLKELEEVRDLIQRNATIFEKATQGVKQALETIEINKQWKQINYDQMMRFLPMSTARSASDDILNLIDNSP is encoded by the exons ATGAGGAGTGTCGCGACGATAACGCTGCTCGCAGCGTTCGTAGCGGGATTGGGAGCTTCAACTCTGGGTCGATCGAAGCAGAGCTACACCAGTTATCGATTGCCACAGGCGTTTCGACCTGAACATTATGATCTTCGCGTTAACACGCATCTCGGTGACGAACGTGGTTTTCTGTTCCACGGACACGTGGTGATTCGG ATGCTTTGTGATTCGGATGCGACAAACATTACATTACATTCCAAGAACCTCACCCTTCTCGAGGACAAAATTGTACTGAGAGAGCTTGCCTTCGACGATCAGTCCAAGACATCACGTAGTATTGACATCAAAAGCGTGGAGTATCTTACCGACAACGACTATGCGGTGTTCCATGCAAGCACGCCGATGAAGAAAAGCTATCGATACGAGCTGACGATTCCGTTCGAGGCACCGCTCGGAACCGGTTTGCTGGGCTACTACCGTAGCAGCTACATGGACAAAGCGAGCAAACAAAAGATCTGGATGTCGGTGACACAGTTTGAACCGACCAGTGCCCGCCAGGCATTCCCGTGCTTCGACGAGCCCGAAATGAAGGCCACCTTCGACATTGCGCTGGCTCACCACGAGCGGTACGTGGCCCTGAGCAACATGCCAATGAACCGTAGCGAAAAGCTCACCGACATGCCTGGTTGGGTGCTGGACGTTTTCGACCGAACGGTGCCCATGTCGACGTACCTGGTCGCATACTCGGTGAACGATTTCGAGTACCGCGAGGCAATGACGAAGGAGCCGGGCGACGTGCTGTTCAAGATTTGGGCTCGCCGGGACGCAATCGATCAGGTGGACTATGCACGCGCCATTGGGCCGCGCGTGACTCGCTTCTACGAGGAGTACTTCAACCAGAAGTTCCCGCTGCCCAAGATTGACATGATCGCCGTGCCGGACTTTGCGTCTGGTGCGATGGAAAACTGGGGTCTCATCACCTACCGCGAGACGGCCTTGCTGTACCACCCGAACGTGTCGACGGCGAGCAGCAAGCATCGCGTGGCGTCGGTCATTGCGCACGAGCTGGCGCACCAGTGGTTCGGAAATCTTGTCACAATGCGCTGGTGGACCGATCTGTGGTTGAACGAAGGTTTCGCGACGTACGTCGCCAGCTTGGGCGTGGAACATCTGCACCCGGAGTGGAATTCGCTCGAGGAGGAGTCGGTTTCGAACTCGCTGGACATCCTGAAGTTCGATGCGCTCCTCTCTAGTCACCCGGTGTCGGTAGAGATCGGCCACCCGAATCAGATCTCGCAGATTTTCGATGCCATTTCCTATGAGAAGGGCTCGACGCTTATCCGCATGATGCACCTGTTTTTGGGGGAAGAAACGTTCCGCAATGGCGTCAGCCGCTATCTGGAGAAGCACGCGTATGGAAACGCCGAGCAGGACGACCTGTGGGCAGCCCTGACGGAGGAAGCTCACGCTAACGGGGTGCTCCCGGATGAGATCAACGTCAAAACGGTGATGGACTCGTGGACACTACAGACGGGCTATCCGGTGATCACGGTTACACGCAACTACGATGATAATTCAGCCACCGTTACACAGGTTCGGTTCGTATCGTCGGAGCTACCGGCCGACCGCAACGTGACCGATTACTGCTGGTGGATTCCCCTGACCTACGCGTCCGCCATTCGGGCGGACTTTAACGACACCGTCCCGAAAGCATGGATGAATTGCGAAGGTATCCAGGGTCGCAAGGGCAATGTAAAGACGGTCGAAGATCTGCCCGACCGGGAGCACTGGGTGGTGTTTAACGTGCAGATGGCCGCACTGTACAAAGTCAAGTATGATCTGGCCAACTATCGCCTGATCGTGGCGCAGTTGAACGGACCGAAGTACGACGCGATTGCTATCCTAAACCGAGCACAACTCATTGATGACGCGATGGACCTTGCCTGGACGGGTCAACAGCAGTACGGTATTGCGTTTGCCATGATGAACTACTTGCGCCAGGAGGACGAGTACATCCCGTGGAAGTCGGCATTGACAAACCTGAACGCTATCAATCGTATTCTCCGGCGGACTCCCATCTACGCCGTGTTCCGAAGCTACATTCAGTACATCGTGGAACCGATCTACGAGCGGTTGGATATTTTCAATGCAACGCTGATTCCGAACGATCGACTCGATACGGTGAAGAAGCTCGCCCTGATCGCGTCCTGGGCCTGCCGGTTCGATGTGGGCGATTGTGTCGACCGATCGGTTCAACTGTTTAGTCAGTGGATGAAGGTGACGGACCCGGAAACGAGCAACCCGGTGCCTCTGAACTTGCGCCCGGTCGTGTACTGTAACGCGATTCGTAACGGCAATGAGGTGCAGTGGAACTTCCTCTGGCAGCGCTACCTGCGCAGCAACGTTGGCTCGGAGAAGATCATGATCATTGGGGCGTTGTCGTGTACGCGCGAAGCGTGGCTCGTGGAGCGATTCCTCGACTGGTCGCTCAATGGTACGTCCGGTGTGCGTAAGCAGGACACCACTATCCTGTTCGCTAGCGTTTCCCGCAGTGAGGTCGGATTCCATCtggcgaaaaactttttcctcgAGCGCGTCATCGACATCTTTGACTA CTTGAGCCCGGACACGTCCCGGTTGTCCCGATACATTAAACCCTTGGCGGAGCAGATGTCTTCGCTCAAGGAACTGGAGGAGGTTCGTGATCTGATCCAGCGAAATGCGACCATTTTCGAGAAGGCTACGCAGGGTGTCAAGCAAGCGCTGGAAACGATCGAAATTAACAAGCAGTGGAAGCAAATAAACTACGACCAAATGATGCGCTTCCTGCCGATGTCCACAGCACGCTCCGCGTCGGATGATATTTTGAACTTGATCGATAATAGTCCGTAG
- the LOC131263136 gene encoding piRNA biogenesis protein EXD1-like, with product MDKVDLKVGQKLLLQIQNASFEGELRYVSADRKFMRLSNVRDVLTNNQLGEQDYYYSEVEWIQVLENPPAETSPSDDSSSSKAEIPTESKISKCFDEVLKKIEKCKFIQQTDTVDYHNSIKYIQNQNEFGISMEYIGDGQDSITPSLLSIVTSHCIIVLDIKTMGMTTEVGELLSNDCYMRVFHNGRWMKDALLKNFGITLGRCFDTMVVHNILTEADTNTIDESPMDTEVSIQSCVAKYLKLPDKFFDMDVNFTERPLTDACKQEAAKRVAFLLDLWNHIVHDRMLEKLYESCVVYADSLASHKDLIDSLTVMRCRRSEALTEIKPFP from the exons ATGGACAAAGTTGATCTTAAAGTTGGACAAAAGTTATTATTACAAATACAGAATGCATCATTCGAAGGCGAACTACGATACGTGTCCGCCGATCGAAAGTTTATGCGATTGTCCAACGTCCGAGACGTTTTGACAAATAATCAACTAGGTGAACAAGATTACTATTATAGTGAAGTAGAATGGATACAGGTACTAGAAAACCCACCGGCTGAAACTAGTCCGAGTGACGATAGTTCGAGTTCTAAAGCAGAAATTCCTACTGAAAGCAAAAtaagcaaatgttttgatGAAGTTTTAAAGAAGATAGAAAAATGTAAGTTCATTCAACAGACAGACACAGTTGATTATcacaattcaattaaatacatacaaaatcaaaacgaatTTGGTATATCTATGGAATATATCGGAGACGGACAGGACAGTATAACGCCATCCTTATTGTCCATTGTTACATCGCACTGCATAATTGTTTTAGATATTAAAACAATGGGTATGACGACAGAAGTCGGTGAACTTCTCAGTAATGATTGTTATATGCGAGTTTTCCATAACGGACGATGGATGAAAGATGCACTACTTAAAAATTTTGGTATAACCTTGGGGAGATGCTTTGACACTATGGTCGTCCACAATATTTTAACGGAAGCAGACACAAATACCATCGATGAATCTCCGATGGATACAGAAGTTTCTATCCAATCATGCGTTGCAAAATATTTGAAGCTCCCTGACAAATTCTTCGATATGGAC GTCAACTTTACGGAGCGTCCCTTGACCGATGCGTGTAAACAAGAAGCTGCGAAACGAGTTGCTTTTCTCTTGGATTTATGGAATCATATTGTGCATGATAGAATGCTCGAAAAATTGTATGAAAGCTGTGTGGTGTATGCTGATAGTTTGGCAAGTCATAAGGATTTAATTGACAGTTTGACAGTGATGAGATGTCGTCGAAGTGAGGCTTTAACCGAAATCAAACCGTTTCCCTAG